In the Styela clava chromosome 8, kaStyClav1.hap1.2, whole genome shotgun sequence genome, one interval contains:
- the LOC120346068 gene encoding uncharacterized protein LOC120346068: protein MNFIVFIVGFIMITTDYHSVHGTGTAAANDVSNAWTSWSPCSVSCGTGIVFRRRGRESDSKGCNIEECPTTTDLPKQSTPHDSQFSSTTSNGDDGFTSKQHFYSSSFYKIILSLFLYFAY, encoded by the exons atgaattttatagtttttattgTGGGATTTATAATGATTACGACGGACTATCATTCAGTTCATGGAACTGGGACAGCTGCAGCAAATG ATGTGTCAAACGCTTGGACATCATGGTCACCATGCAGCGTAAGTTGTGGAACAGGAATTGTTTTTAGACGACGAGGAAGAGAATCTGATTCCAAAGGATGCAATATTGAAGAATGCCCGACGACAA CTGATCTTCCGAAACAATCGACGCCACACGATTCTCAATTTTCTTCAACTACTTCAAATGGAGATGACGGGTTTACGTCGAAGCAACACTTCTACTCATCATCTTTTTACAAGATCATACTTtcgttatttttgtattttgcttaTTAA